In Pseudoalteromonas piratica, the genomic stretch GGTTTTCTCAAAATTTGTATTACCTGCACTTGCAGCGTTTGAATCAAACTATCCAGACTTAAAACTGGATTTTATGATCACCGATCAATTTGTGAATGTGGTGGATGATGCGCAAGATGTGGCAATTCGGGTAGGGCAATTGGCCGACTCTAATCTACTGTCGCGTAAGATTGCCCGTAATTCACGTATTTTGTGTGCATCACCCGCTTACTTGGCAAAGCATGGCACACCAAAATCGATAACCGATCTTACTAACCACCATTGGGTCTGTTTGCCGTGGCAACGACAGCTTAAATTCAAAGAAAACGATAGTGTCATTAACCACAATGTGGTTACTCACATAACAATTTCTAACTCAGATAATATGACACAAGCGGCAGTTGCAGGGCTGGGCATAGCAATTAAATCGCGCTTGGCAATTCAGGATGAATTAGCAGCTGGACGACTAGTTGAGATTCTACCAAACACGTTAATGGACGATGATGCGCCGGTATGGTTTTTAAAACCACAAAACAGTTTAGTCACGCGTAAAACCGAGGTGTTTTATGAATTTATGAAGTCGTTATTTTATAACGCTTAGTAGCGTTAACAATTTGGTAGGCTATCAACCTGATTACTGGATTTTCTTAATCCAAAGTTGTTGGCATTTTATTATCATAAACCAAAGATGCATAGTGATTATCTATTTGATTAGTATGTGCTTTAAATGCTATCAACTGTTCGCCTTCTAGTTGGACATTGCTTGGTTGTTTCATATTTAGCGGGTTAACTGCCCGACCATTTTTATGTACTTCATAATGTAAATGACGTGCTGTAGATAACCCCGTGTTACCTAAATAGCCAATTGTTTGGCCTTGGCTTACGCGGCTGCCTTGTTTTATGCCTTTTGCAAACCCTTTTAAGTGCGCATACAAGGTGCGATAGCCATTACCGTGATCAATTAACACACGGTTACCAAAGCTTCTACTGTAACTTGCTTTAAGCACTTTTCCTTTGCCAGCAGCCATAATGGGTGTGCCAATTGGAGCACTGAAATCAATGCCTTTATGTTGACGTGTATATCCCAGCACTGGATGTTTTCGCTTGCCAAAATAAGACGATAATCGCGCGCCATTAAGTGGTGTTTTCATCAAGAAATTTTGTGCTAATTTGCCATCTTTAAAGTAAAAAGCGTTTTGAAACTGATATAGGCTGTATTGCTTAGTTTGGTTTTTAAAATTAATCGCCACAAGTGTT encodes the following:
- a CDS encoding LysR family transcriptional regulator, with protein sequence MYSLCDLETFIAIVENQGVVVAAKAQGLSPATVSHRLNKLEKALNTVLIFRDSRRMRLSPAGEVFYQRAVAILEALYDAEHQIGARGSAISGVLRVTMPPWVFSKFVLPALAAFESNYPDLKLDFMITDQFVNVVDDAQDVAIRVGQLADSNLLSRKIARNSRILCASPAYLAKHGTPKSITDLTNHHWVCLPWQRQLKFKENDSVINHNVVTHITISNSDNMTQAAVAGLGIAIKSRLAIQDELAAGRLVEILPNTLMDDDAPVWFLKPQNSLVTRKTEVFYEFMKSLFYNA